From one Streptomyces sp. N50 genomic stretch:
- a CDS encoding acyl-CoA dehydrogenase family protein: MDHRLSPELEELRRTVEEFAHDVVAPKIGDFYERHEFPYEIVREMGRMGLFGLPFPEEYGGMGGDYLALGLVLEELARVDSSVAITLEAGVSLGAMPIHLFGTDAQKAEWLPRLCSGEILGAFGLTEPDGGSDAGATRTTARLDPDTDEWVINGSKCFITNSGTDITGLVTVTAVTGRKPDGKPLISAIIVPSGTPGFTVAAPYSKVGWNASDTRELSFADVRVPAANLLGELGRGYAQFLRILDEGRIAIAALATGLAQGCVDESVKYAKERHAFGRPIGANQAIQFKIADMEMKAHTSRLSWRDAASRLVAGEPFKKEAALAKLYSSTIAVDNARDATQVHGGYGFMNEYPVARMWRDSKILEIGEGTSEVQRMLIARELGLTG, encoded by the coding sequence ATGGACCACCGTCTCTCCCCCGAACTGGAAGAACTCCGCCGTACCGTCGAGGAGTTCGCGCACGACGTCGTCGCGCCGAAGATCGGCGACTTCTACGAGCGGCACGAGTTCCCGTACGAGATCGTCCGCGAGATGGGCCGCATGGGCCTGTTCGGACTGCCGTTCCCCGAGGAGTACGGCGGGATGGGCGGCGACTATCTCGCGCTCGGCCTGGTCCTTGAGGAGCTGGCCCGGGTCGACTCGTCGGTCGCGATCACCCTGGAGGCCGGGGTGTCGCTGGGCGCGATGCCGATCCATCTCTTCGGCACCGACGCCCAGAAGGCCGAGTGGCTGCCCCGGCTCTGCTCCGGCGAGATCCTCGGCGCCTTCGGGCTGACCGAGCCGGACGGCGGATCCGACGCGGGCGCGACCCGGACGACGGCCCGCCTGGACCCGGACACCGACGAGTGGGTGATCAACGGTTCGAAGTGCTTCATCACCAACTCCGGTACGGACATCACCGGTCTGGTGACGGTCACCGCGGTGACCGGCCGCAAGCCCGACGGCAAGCCGCTGATCTCCGCGATCATCGTGCCGTCCGGGACCCCCGGCTTCACGGTCGCGGCGCCGTACTCGAAGGTCGGCTGGAACGCCTCCGACACCCGCGAGCTGTCCTTCGCGGACGTCCGGGTCCCGGCGGCGAACCTGCTGGGTGAACTCGGCCGCGGCTACGCCCAGTTCCTGCGCATCCTCGACGAGGGCCGGATCGCCATCGCCGCGCTGGCCACCGGTCTCGCGCAGGGCTGTGTCGACGAGTCGGTGAAGTACGCCAAGGAACGGCACGCGTTCGGGCGGCCGATCGGCGCCAACCAGGCCATCCAGTTCAAGATCGCCGACATGGAGATGAAGGCCCACACCTCACGGCTCTCCTGGCGCGACGCGGCCTCCCGCCTGGTCGCCGGCGAGCCCTTCAAGAAGGAGGCCGCCCTCGCCAAGCTGTACTCCTCCACGATCGCCGTGGACAACGCCCGCGACGCCACCCAGGTGCACGGCGGCTACGGCTTCATGAACGAGTACCCGGTGGCCCGCATGTGGCGCGACTCCAAGATCCTGGAGATCGGCGAGGGCACCAGCGAGGTCCAACGGATGCTGATCGCCCGCGAGTTGGGCCTCACGGGCTGA
- a CDS encoding biliverdin-producing heme oxygenase: MTDTGTDTDVSTATQRLRNGTRAWHEALERTGFATAMLAGTLPLDRYVGQLAAYRVVLEALEAELTRTTCPSVTSVWSPDLVKLPLVERDLHHFAARGTTPEPGPAAQEFAEEIRRTAATEPRELLGILYVLEGSTLGAMFLCRYVTEAYRLTDGNGAAYYGSGDRTRWAAFAERLDRALGEPAVQERVLAAAERAYRHIALISGELSVGLDGPAPVWRALSP, translated from the coding sequence CACGGACGTGAGTACGGCGACCCAGCGTCTGAGGAACGGCACCCGCGCCTGGCACGAGGCCCTGGAACGCACGGGGTTCGCCACCGCGATGCTTGCCGGGACCCTGCCGCTGGACCGCTACGTCGGCCAACTCGCCGCGTACCGGGTGGTGTTGGAGGCGCTGGAAGCCGAACTCACCCGCACCACCTGCCCGTCGGTCACCTCGGTGTGGTCGCCCGACCTCGTCAAGCTCCCCCTCGTCGAACGCGACCTGCACCACTTCGCCGCCCGGGGCACGACCCCCGAACCCGGCCCGGCCGCCCAGGAGTTCGCCGAGGAGATCCGCCGCACCGCCGCGACCGAACCCCGCGAACTCCTTGGCATCCTCTACGTGTTGGAGGGCTCCACCCTCGGCGCGATGTTCCTGTGCCGGTACGTCACCGAGGCGTACCGGCTCACGGACGGGAACGGCGCCGCGTACTACGGCAGCGGCGACCGCACCCGCTGGGCGGCCTTCGCCGAGCGCCTCGACCGCGCGCTCGGCGAACCAGCCGTACAGGAACGGGTGTTGGCCGCCGCCGAACGGGCCTACCGTCATATCGCCCTGATCTCGGGGGAGTTGTCGGTGGGGCTGGACGGTCCGGCGCCCGTCTGGCGTGCTCTCAGCCCGTGA